From [Clostridium] symbiosum, a single genomic window includes:
- a CDS encoding aconitase X catalytic domain-containing protein yields MKLSNYEQDVLSGKYGEGASMAMEIQVAIGETFDAPRMVPVTRTHVALSAQDADLWFAEKLLSKGAKCKIPPTINPSICIKYLDEHLHQVPDEGKNIVFATNEAYRKLGAQLTFDCTPYLQQNVPAYGEVIAFSESSATPYVNSVIGARTNREGANSALCAAITGMVPEYGLLFDENRKAEILVDVQADVKTDFDYQILGWCYPEKYKGLEVPVFKGIKERPTPEGFMNFGAQLNTSGCVSMYHIAGITPEAPTVEAAIGNKKIKQEIVITDKDLQDTRARLCNEPGTIDFAMFGCPHITIRQVGIIAKVCEGRKFKVDTWLLTSSLTRELADRMGYLSIIQRAGGHIVADTCIDVPPCWKPYYGLVGVTDSPKCAYYNEIRGIKFLIRPLEEAVEAAISGKVVK; encoded by the coding sequence ATGAAACTCTCAAATTATGAACAGGATGTGCTGAGTGGTAAGTATGGGGAAGGCGCATCCATGGCGATGGAGATTCAGGTGGCGATAGGCGAGACATTCGATGCGCCGAGGATGGTTCCTGTGACCAGAACCCATGTGGCACTCAGCGCACAGGATGCAGACCTGTGGTTTGCGGAAAAGCTGCTTTCAAAAGGAGCGAAGTGCAAGATTCCGCCAACAATCAATCCGAGCATTTGCATCAAATATCTGGATGAACATCTTCATCAGGTCCCGGATGAGGGGAAGAATATCGTATTTGCCACAAATGAGGCATACAGGAAGCTGGGAGCGCAGCTTACTTTTGATTGTACGCCGTATCTTCAGCAGAATGTTCCGGCCTACGGAGAGGTGATTGCATTCTCGGAATCCAGCGCAACACCGTATGTCAATTCTGTCATAGGTGCAAGGACCAATCGGGAAGGGGCAAACAGTGCCCTCTGTGCAGCGATAACAGGAATGGTTCCAGAGTACGGGCTGCTCTTTGATGAGAATAGGAAGGCAGAAATTCTGGTTGACGTCCAGGCGGATGTTAAAACGGATTTTGATTATCAGATTCTCGGCTGGTGCTATCCGGAAAAATATAAAGGACTTGAGGTCCCTGTCTTTAAAGGGATTAAAGAAAGGCCGACGCCGGAAGGCTTCATGAATTTCGGCGCTCAACTCAATACATCGGGCTGTGTATCTATGTATCACATTGCAGGAATCACACCGGAGGCTCCCACTGTGGAAGCAGCCATCGGCAATAAAAAGATTAAACAGGAAATCGTGATTACGGATAAAGATTTGCAGGATACGAGAGCACGGCTTTGTAATGAACCGGGAACAATTGATTTTGCGATGTTCGGATGTCCCCACATCACAATCCGACAGGTTGGGATCATTGCTAAGGTCTGTGAGGGACGGAAATTCAAAGTAGATACGTGGCTGTTGACAAGTTCCCTTACAAGAGAGCTGGCAGATAGAATGGGATATCTGAGCATCATCCAGAGAGCCGGCGGCCATATTGTAGCCGACACCTGCATCGATGTGCCTCCATGCTGGAAACCTTATTACGGGTTGGTAGGAGTGACAGACTCTCCAAAATGCGCTTACTATAATGAAATTCGTGGAATTAAATTCTTAATCCGTCCGCTCGAGGAGGCAGTAGAGGCGGCCATTTCAGGAAAGGTGGTTAAATAA
- a CDS encoding DUF126 domain-containing protein produces the protein MERTYNCSKIAKGTAKAEALVSKDAVCFYLVVPETGELIERNHDINGKNVAGKILIMPSGKGSSVVQADGLYKLLMKGKHPAGLIVETADTVLVTAAVAMEIPMVHKVDPEFFNEIKNGELVTLDSENGVIKVEAI, from the coding sequence ATGGAACGTACATATAACTGCTCAAAAATTGCAAAAGGAACGGCCAAGGCAGAGGCACTGGTCTCCAAGGATGCAGTCTGTTTTTATCTTGTGGTCCCGGAGACCGGGGAACTGATTGAACGGAATCATGACATAAACGGGAAAAATGTGGCGGGTAAAATACTGATTATGCCGTCGGGAAAAGGCAGTTCCGTCGTACAGGCGGACGGTCTGTACAAATTGCTGATGAAGGGGAAACATCCTGCCGGATTGATTGTTGAGACGGCCGACACGGTGCTTGTGACGGCAGCGGTAGCAATGGAGATTCCGATGGTGCATAAAGTGGATCCGGAATTTTTCAATGAGATTAAAAACGGGGAACTTGTAACTCTCGACTCGGAAAATGGGGTAATAAAAGTCGAGGCGATATAA
- a CDS encoding Na+/H+ antiporter NhaC family protein, giving the protein MLDIIRNPVVISVILMCVLCLLKLNVLLVLIISSMAGGIAAGIPIDQTMTIFMNGMAGNSETALSYILLGAIAVGIAKTGLMSILSEGMQRIFEGKKLLFLAVIAGISSLSGTIIPVNIAFMPILIPPLIYMMNRMKIDRRAVACALCWGNRAPYLFIPVGYGLIFHHLIAGNMTKYGMPMETMEIWKAMVFPAGIGMLLGLLFAVLVLYRKPREYKDIIIAGTDAGNKIEGKIVLNRRHIGAILAALSTFIVQLIFNSLVIGGLVGLLIMAVTGCFKYSELDEIINSGIAMIGWISFIMLAASGFSEVIVATHGIENLVAVSAEVLSASKFVSSTVLILIGFTIVMGTGTCFGTVPILSAIYVPMCITLGYSALGTASLIGVAAAVGDVCSPASDGTLGPTSGLNPDGQHDHIWDSTVPAVLVFSLPLFVIGIVTSAVL; this is encoded by the coding sequence ATGTTAGATATTATCAGAAATCCAGTCGTTATTTCTGTCATACTGATGTGTGTGCTTTGTCTGTTAAAGCTGAATGTTCTATTAGTCCTTATCATTTCGTCCATGGCGGGAGGGATTGCCGCCGGGATTCCGATTGACCAAACTATGACTATATTTATGAATGGAATGGCCGGGAACTCAGAGACAGCATTGTCATATATTCTTTTGGGGGCTATCGCGGTTGGAATTGCAAAAACGGGGTTAATGTCTATTTTATCTGAAGGGATGCAACGTATATTTGAAGGGAAAAAGCTCCTGTTTCTCGCTGTTATTGCAGGAATTTCCAGTTTGTCCGGTACAATAATCCCTGTGAATATTGCATTTATGCCAATTTTGATTCCGCCGCTGATCTACATGATGAATCGGATGAAAATTGACAGGCGTGCGGTTGCGTGTGCACTTTGCTGGGGGAACAGGGCGCCATATCTGTTTATCCCTGTGGGGTATGGATTGATTTTTCATCATCTGATTGCCGGTAATATGACGAAATATGGAATGCCGATGGAGACAATGGAGATTTGGAAAGCGATGGTATTTCCTGCCGGTATTGGAATGCTGCTGGGCCTTTTGTTTGCTGTCCTGGTGCTGTACAGAAAACCCAGGGAGTATAAAGATATCATAATAGCGGGGACAGATGCAGGAAACAAGATAGAGGGAAAAATTGTTTTGAACAGACGGCATATCGGAGCAATCCTTGCGGCTTTATCCACCTTTATTGTTCAGTTGATATTCAATTCCCTCGTAATAGGCGGCCTTGTAGGCTTACTGATTATGGCGGTTACAGGCTGTTTTAAATACTCGGAGCTCGATGAAATTATTAACAGCGGAATTGCCATGATTGGCTGGATATCTTTTATTATGTTGGCGGCCAGCGGCTTTTCTGAGGTGATCGTGGCCACGCACGGAATTGAAAATCTGGTAGCGGTTTCTGCGGAAGTACTGTCTGCATCAAAATTTGTTTCATCCACTGTCCTGATATTGATTGGCTTTACCATCGTTATGGGAACAGGGACCTGCTTCGGAACAGTGCCTATTCTCTCGGCCATCTATGTACCAATGTGCATAACACTTGGTTATTCTGCTCTGGGCACGGCGAGCCTGATCGGGGTGGCGGCAGCTGTAGGCGACGTATGTTCACCGGCATCTGACGGGACATTGGGGCCAACATCAGGATTAAATCCGGATGGACAGCACGATCATATATGGGATTCAACCGTTCCGGCCGTTCTTGTATTCTCTTTACCTTTGTTTGTCATAGGCATAGTTACTTCGGCAGTTTTATAA